The proteins below come from a single Gossypium raimondii isolate GPD5lz chromosome 2, ASM2569854v1, whole genome shotgun sequence genomic window:
- the LOC105789328 gene encoding transcription factor MAMYB has protein sequence MEFLDEDARPRFLFQSKPQSSSSSERPSPQKPSKPFLFISLSISSIILSLSLFSIESEPFKSLLFWLSFSLFLGPFAPPSLTGGDIRVGVGPIITDPIKQDPQPETESKKKSSQKRSKPDKIDEPIGNHGDLAGNGNGFSDSKVKSKESKKKEDLGSNFDGEGKEWSETEIEILKKQMVKNPVGKPGRWEAIASAFKGKYKTDSVIKKAKELGEKKIDDSDSYAQFLKNRKPVDTRINDENEAVIQANWNSGEDIALLNALKTFPKDVTMRWEKISAAVPGKSKAACMKRVAELKKDFRSSKASNGGN, from the coding sequence ATGGAGTTTTTGGACGAAGACGCTAGACCCAGATTCCTCTTCCAATCAAAGCCTcaatcttcttcttcctccgaGCGACCCTCCCCACAAAAACCTTCAAAACCATTCCTTTTCATTTCCCTTTCAATCTCTTCCATTATCCTTTCCCTTTCCCTCTTCTCCATTGAATCCGAACCCTTCAAATCTCTCCTCTTTTGGCTCTCTTTCTCCCTTTTCCTCGGCCCATTCGCCCCCCCTTCCCTCACCGGCGGTGACATCCGCGTCGGCGTTGGCCCCATCATCACTGATCCCATCAAACAAGACCCACAACCCGAGACTGAATCTAAGAAAAAATCATCTCAAAAACGTTCAAAGCCTGATAAAATCGATGAACCAATTGGAAATCATGGGGATTTAGCTGGAAACGGAAATGGGTTTTCAGATTCAAAGGTGAAAAGCAAAGAGtcgaagaaaaaagaagatcTGGGGAGCAATTTCGATGGAGAAGGTAAGGAATGGAGTGAAACtgaaattgagattttgaaGAAACAAATGGTGAAAAACCCAGTGGGGAAACCGGGTAGATGGGAAGCTATAGCTTCAGCATTTAAAGGGAAATACAAAACAGATAGTGTGATTAAAAAAGCAAAGGAATTAGGTGAGAAAAAAATAGATGACAGTGATTCATATGCTCAGTTTTTGAAGAATAGGAAACCAGTTGATACGAGGatcaatgatgaaaatgaagcaGTGATACAGGCTAATTGGAATTCAGGGGAAGATATTGCTTTACTCAATGCTTTGAAAACTTTTCCTAAAGATGTAACAATGAGATGGGAAAAGATTTCTGCTGCTGTACCTGGGAAATCAAAAGCTGCTTGTATGAAAAGAGTTGCTGAACTGAAAAAGGATTTTAGGAGCTCTAAAGCTAGTAATGGTGGGAATTAA